The Streptomyces sp. cg36 genomic interval GCGAACTCTCCGCCGTCCACCTTCAGCTGGGCCACCAGCGAGCTGATCATCTCCCATGCGTACGGCAGGGAGGTCCGGACGCAGTCGACGAAATCCGCTTCGTCGACCTCGCCTCGCTCGGCCTGTTCGAGTAGGGCCGGTGAGACGTCGAGCGACATGGTTTCTCCTCTCGCGACCCCGAAAAGGGGTCTTACGGCCAGGGACGGGGGAACAAAGTCGGCCACGCAGCGTGCTTGGCCGACAACGTCCCGCTTATACGGTAGGGGTGGCATGGGGGCTGCGACAGGTACTTGGCACGTAACCGGCCAATAACGAACAGTGCTTTGCCGGACGAATCGCGTTCGGCGGGGGGATTCGAGTAGCGTTGCCGACCATGCGTCTCGTCATCGCCCGCTGCTCCGTCGACTACGCGGGCCGCCTCACCGCCCATCTGCCCTCCGCCACCCGGCTGATCCTCGTGAAGGCGGACAACAGCGTCTCCATCCACGCGGACGACCGGGCGTACAAGCCCCTCAACTGGATGTCTCCGCCCTGCACGCTCAAGGAGGGGACCGGGGACGACGAGGGCGTCTGGACCGTGGTGAACAAGGCGGGCGAGAAGCTCATCATCACGATGGAGGAGATCCTCCACGACACCTCGCACGAGCTCGGCGTGGACCCGGGTCTCATCAAGGACGGCGTGGAAGCGCACCTCCAGGAGCTGCTCGCGGACCGGATCGAGACGCTCGGCGAGGGGTACACCCTCATCCGCCGCGAGTACCCGACGGCGATCGGGCCGGTCGACATCCTGTGCCGGGACGCCGACGGGGCGACCGTCGCGGTCGAGATCAAGCGGCGCGGCGAGATCGACGGGGTCGAGCAGCTGACCCGCTACCTCGAACTGCTGAACAGGGACCCGCACCTGGCGCCCGTACGGGGCGTGTTCGCGGCCCAGGAGATCAAGCCGCAGGCCCGCGTACTGGCGACGGACCGCGGCATCGGCTGTGTGGTGCTCGACTACAACGCCATGCGAGGAATCGAGGACGACAAGCTCCGCCTGTTCTAGCCCCCGCCCAGTTCCGCCCGCCCCTGAAGGGGCGGGCGGGCCCTGAAGGGGCGCGGGGAACTGCGCGAGAAGCGTCCACGGCCCGCAGACGGCATCGGGTTTGAGGGGCGCGGGGAACTGCGCGACCGACCCCCACCGGCCCGCAGCCGACGAACCGGCCGCCCGCCCGAGGGCTTTCGGGAAGGGGCGGGGCGGGGCCTACGCCGTAGGCGACGCCGCCCCACTGGGACTGGCCCCACCCGAAGACGCCGCACCGGACGCCCCACCCCCCGAAGTCCCACCCGTACCCCCGGCGGACGCCCCACCCGAGGTGGTCGTCTCCCCACCACTCTGCCCCCCGGTGGAGGACGCACCGCCCGCGGAAGGCCCGCCGGTGGTGGGCCCGGACGTGGTCGGCCCCCCGGTGGCCGACGGGGACGTCGACGGCAACGGCTTGCCGGACGGCGTGGGCGGCCCGGTGGGCGTCTTGGTGGGCGGCTTCGTCGGCGGCTTCGTCGGGGTCTTGCCCGGCGACGTGGACGGCTTCCCCGACGGCGTGGCCGGGGAGGACGCGGACGACGACGGGGAGTCCGGGGCCGACGGGCCCGTGCCCGGAGTGGCCGAGTGCGGGCGCCCCGGCCGCGTCGGACCACCACCGGACCGGTGCGTGGCCCCCGGCGTCCCCGGACTGTCCGCCGGAAGCCCCCCACTGCCGTCGTCCTCGTTGGCCGACTGCTGCTGGCGGACCTTGTCGCCGGGCGAGTCGGAGCCGTCGGACGACGTCGCGCCGAGCGTGACCACCGTGCCCAGGACCGCCGCCAGCAGCGCCCCCGCGCCCGCCGCGACCAGATTGCGGCGCGTCCCGGTGAACAGGGTGCGCCGGACCGGCCCGGTGGCCGCCCGCGGGGTCACCAGGGTCGCGGTGGTGTCCGGCCGCGGCGGGGGCGGCGCGGGTACCCCGGCGGGCGGGGACTGGGACTCCTCGTAGCGGGCCGCGGGCACCTCGTCGCCCGCCGGGGTGCGCCCGCCGGAGACGACGGGCCCGCCGGAGCGGTCCTCGACGAGGGCGAGGGCCCGGCGCCCGGCGACCGTGCCGCGCTTGTCGGAGAGCGCGCCCTTGAGCCCGATGGACGCCTCCAGTTCGGCGCGGGCGCGGTCGACGTTCCCGGCGCAGAGGGCGAGGACGCCGAGTTCGTGGTGGAAGTACGCCTCCTCGGCCACCTCTCCGGTGAGCCGGGCGGCGGCCGAGCCGATCCGCAGGGCCCGCTCCCAGGCGCCCCAGTGCAGCCCGGCCGCGAAGGCGGGCGCCGCGCTGCGGGCGAGCCGGACGGCCGTGCCCGGGTGCCCGGCGTCGCCGCCGGGGACCAGCGCGGCGAGGGCGGCGAGCACCGAGTCGGCCTCGGCGGCGGCCCGTTCGGGGGTCACCGAGGGGTGGCCGGTCCACCAGGCGTAGTGCTGGGCGGCGGTGTGCGCGCGTTCGTCGGCGCCCTCGTCGTACCCCGCGTCCTCCAGCTGGGCGAGGACGCCCGCGGCGAGCCGGTAGCGCGGCCCGGCCGGGGAGAGCAGGGAGCAGCCGAGGAGTTCGCCGAGGGCCGCGTCGGCGTGGGTGTCGCCGATGAGCGCGGGCAGGTGCGCCTGGTGCGGGACCTCGCCGCCGAGCGCGACGGCGAACCGCAGGGTCTCCCGGGCGGCCGGGCTGAGCCGGGCGGCGAGCGGGGCGGCGGGTGCGGCGCCCTCGCCGAGGGAGGGCAGCGGCACCTCGCGGCCCTCGGCGGAGAAGACGGAGAGGTCGCCGGGCTCCTCCACGGGCAGCCCGAACTCGTCGAGGGGCAGGCCGTGGCCGCGCAGGGCGTCGCGCTGCCGCAGCAGGGCCCCGGCCTGGGCGAACCGCAGGGGCAGGCCCTCCGACTCGAACCAGAGGTCGCCCGCCCAGTTGGCCTCCTCGTCGGTGAGGGGCCGGTCGACGGCCTGTTCCAGGAGTTCCAGGGAGGCGCCGCGCCCGAGCCCGGCGAGGAAGACCTCTTCGAGGTGCGACTCGGCGGGCGGCGAGGCCACTTCGGGGGTGGCGGCGAGGAGGAAGGCGCACTCGGGGGCGGCGGCGAGCAGCTCTTCGAGGGCGGCGCCGCCGAACTCCAGGTCGTCGACGAGGACGACGGCCCCGATCTCCCGCACCTGGTCGAGGAGTCCGGCCCGGTCGGGGCGGTGGAGGGGGGTGCGGTAGACGGCGGCGTAGAGCTCGTGCAGGAGTTCCTGGGGGGTGCGGCGGTGGCCGTTGAGGCGGACGACGCCGTCGGGCGCGAGCCGGGCGCAGTCGCCGGCCACGGCGTCGAGCAGGATCGTGCGCCCGGCTCCGGCGGGTCCGGTGAGCCGTACCGAGCGGCCCCGGCCGAGCAGCCGCACCAGGCGCTCGCGCTCCTCGCCGCGCTCCAGGAGTACGGGGGCGGGGGCCGCGGGTCCGGCGGGTACGGGCGGGCGCAGGGCGCGTTCGCGTTCGGCGCGCTCGTCGGGGGTGCGGCGCTGGGCGCGGCCGGGTATCTCGCCGGGCGGGCACGCCTCGATCTCGCTGCCGTCGACCGGGTTGACGGTGAGCAGGAAGTCGCCGCAGACCAGCCGTGCGGTGCGGGCGGGGCCGGTGGTGCGCGGCCCGCTCTCGCGGCCGAGGTCGGGGGCCGCGGCGTCGCGGTCGCGCGGCCGGCCCTTGGTGCCCGGGTCCGCGGTGTCCGAGCCGTTCCGCTCGTGGTCGAACTCTTCCGGTCCCCGGTTGTCCTTCGGGTCCATGGTGAAAGCCCCCCAGATGCGCGTGCGAAACCTTGCCCCTCCCGGCCGCTACGCACTCCGCCGTCGCTCTGGTCCGGTACCCGCCGCAGGGATGTCGACCGGCGGGAGACCGCACCCTAAACCTTCGCCCAGTATCTCCGAACGGGCGGGGTGCCGACCCGCCCAGAGCGTCACGGTCCGGTGAGGATTGCGTGCGGAGGACCGGCTTCCACATCCCGCGCACAAGTTGCGCACAGGCTCCGCTCAAGACGGCCGTACGAAGGTCATGAGCCGGGACGCGGGCGCCCGCCGGACTCCGCGCGGCAGGCGTACGCCGCGCACCGCGCGCGTCCCCGCGCTCGGCACCCGCCGCGCGCTCACACGCGCGGCAGTGCCTCCGCGGCGATGCCGCCCTCGATGGCGAGGATGCGGTGCAGCCGGGTCGCCACCAGCAGCCGCTGCATCTGGGGCGGCACGCCCCGCAGCACCAGCCGCCGTCCGCAGCGCCCGGCCCGCCGGTGGGCGCCCATGATGACGCCGAGACCGGTGGCGTCCCAGGAGTCCAGTTCGGTCAGGTCGAGCACCAGGTCGCCGGCGCCGTCGTCGACGGCCGAGTGCAGGACCGTACGGGCGTCCGCCGCGCTGCGGACGTCGAGGCGGCCCCCGACGACCAGCTCGACGTGGTCGCCCCTGATGTGCATATGAACTCCCCGGAGTGCTCCGTATACCTGTCTGTCTGTCGTCTCTTACTGCACCAACTGACTGCACAGACCGCGGTGAAGTTGCCGTCTGTAAGCGAACCGATACCTAATTCACCCCATGGAGTGACGCTGGAGCGGGGGGAGGTGAACGGGGGCCGGTTCAGTGCTTGTAGAAGCCCTGCCCGCTCTTGCGGCCGATGTCACCGGCGTCAACCATCCGGCGCATCAGCTCCGGCGGGGCGAACTTCTCGTCCTGCGACTCGGTGTAGATGTTGCTCGTGGCGTGCAGCAGGATGTCCACGCCGGTGAGGTCGGCGGTGGCCAGCGGGCCCATCGCGTGGCCGAAGCCCAGCTTGCAGGCGAGGTCGATGTCCTCGGCGGTGGCCACGCCCGACTCGTACAGCTTGGCCGCCTCGACGACCAGCGCCGAGATCAGCCGGGTGGTGACGAAGCCCGCCACGTCGCGGTTGACGACGATGCAGGTCTTGCCGACCGACTCGGCGAACTCCCGTGCGGTGGCCAGGGTTTCGTCGCTGGTCTTGTAGCCGCGTACCAGCTCGCAGAGCCGCATCATCGGGACCGGCGAGAAGAAGTGGACGCCGACGACCCGCTCCGGGTTCTCGGTGGCCGCCGCGATCTTGGTGATCGGGATGGCGGAGGTGTTGGAGGCCAGCACGGTGTCCGGGCGCACGATCTTGTCGAGCGTACGGAAGATGTCGTGCTTGACCTCCAGCTTCTCGAAGACGGCCTCGACGACGATGTCCACGTCGGCGGCGGCGTCCAGGTCGGTCGTGGTGGTGATGCGGGCGAGCGCGGCCTCCGCGTCCTCGGCGGCCAGCCTGCCCTTGGCGACGAACTTGTCGAAGGAAGCCCTGATGCCGTCGGTGCCCCGGGTGAGCGCCTCATCGGTGACGTCGCGCAGCACCACGTCCCAGCCCGCCTGCGCGGAGACCTGCGCGATGCCCGAACCCATGAGTCCGGCCCCGATGACGGCGAGCTTCCTGGCCACTTCACACCCCTTTGACGGCTTACCTATACGGCTCTCCGGCGGAGGCTATCGGCCGTGAGGCGTCTTGGGAGCCGTAAGAGATGCGCGTCACGTCTCGGATGACGGACATCACACCAAGACGGGTGAGCGGGGTCTCACCGGGGGTCCGTTCGCCCCAATTAGGCTGGCCCCATGGTCAATCTGACGCGCATCTACACCCGCACCGGCGACAAGGGCACCACGGCGCTGGGCGACATGAGCCGCACCCCCAAGACGGATCTGCGGATCTCGGCGTACGCGGACGCGAACGAGGCGAACGCGGTGCTCGGCACGGCGATCGCGCTCGGCGGGCTCGACGAGGAGGTCGTACGGGTCCTCACCCGGGTGCAGAACGACCTGTTCGACGTGGGCGCGGACCTGTCGACGCCGGTGGTGGCGGACCCCAAGTACCCGCCGCTGCGGGTCGAGCAGTTCTATGTGGACCGGCTGGAGGAGGACTGCGACCGCTTCAACGAGCGGCTGGAGAAGCTGCGCAGCTTCATCCTCCCCGGCGGCACCCCGGGCGCGGCGCTGCTGCACCAGGCGTGCACGGTGGTGCGCCGCGCCGAGCGGTCCACCTGGGCGGCCCTTGAGGTGCACGGCGAGACGATGAACCCGCTGACCGCCACCTACCTCAACCGCCTCTCGGACCTGCTGTTCATCCTGGCGCGCACGGCCAACGGGGAGACCGGGGACGTGCTGTGGGTGCCGGGCGGCGAGCGCTAGCACCCGGCCGACGGACGGCGGCCGGGCGGCGGGCGTCGGGCGGCGGGGCCCGGCCGGCGGTCAGCGGTCAGCGGTCAGCGGTCAGCGGCGCGAGCGGGCCGCCTCCACCTTCTTCGGGAACAGCGTGTAGCTCACCGCGATGACCAGGTTGATGCCGATCAGCCACAGCATCCGCTGCTGCCACATCCGCAGCGAGCTCACGTCGCCGTCGCCGCCGACATACCAGACCCCGGCCTGGAGCAGGGCGATCGCGAGGACGGCGGCGAGCGTCCAGCGCCCGGCCGTCCGCCACTCGTACGCCGTGCGGGCCGCGCCGCCCGCCGGGGCCTTGGCCGGGGGCGGGCCGCCCGCGAAGCGGTGGGCGAACCGGGCGTCGGCCCACTTCACCATGGAGTGGCCCATCGCCACCGAGAAGCCGATGTACACGGCGGCGAGCCCGTGCTTCCAGTCCGGGTCGGCGCCGTTCTTGAGGTCGATCACGGTGACCACCAGCAGCAGCGCCTCCAGCAGCGGTTCGCAGAGCAGCACGGCCACCGACGCCCGGGGCATCTTCGCGAAGTAGCGCAGCGCCAGGCCGCCGGCCAGCAGCACCCAGAAGCCGACCTCGCAGACGACGATCAGTGTGACGATCACGGTGTTCCCCTTGCTCGACCCGCCCGGCCCCTCGTTTTCCGGACCTGTCTCCAGCGTCGGCCCGCGACCTGCCGCGATCGTCGTCGCCAGTGAGGAACCGGCACTGCATCCTTCGATGTAGTCCGGTGCGCCCGCAATGGGCCGATGCGGGGAAGCCCACGCCCCCGACCAGGTGTTTCATGGGTACGTGACCCGCTTTCCCCGCCCGCACCACCACGATGTGACGATCGCCGCCGTCGGCCTGCTCGGCGGTGTCACCGGCTGGGCGCTGGGGCTGCGCACCCAGGGCGGGCTGATCGGCGGCCCGGCGGTGCTGGTCCCGCTGACAGTGATGGCGGCCCTGGAGCTGCTGCGCCGGACCGCGCCGCAGTTCGCCCTGGTCGTGGGCACCTTCGCGGTGGTGGCGGACCAGTTCACGACCGGCAGCCTGGTCACGGTCCTGATGTTCACCGATCTGGTCTACGCGGCCGTCCTGTACGGCACTCCGGCCGCCGCCCGCCGCATCCCCATCACCACCGGGCTGATCTCGGTGGCGGTGGCGCTGGGCTTCCTGGCCTGGCTGCACAAGCCGGAGGCGCTGCTCATCGGGGTGATCACGGCGGTGATCTCCTTCGCGCCCGCCACCACGGGGGCCCTGGTGCGCAACCACCGCGACGCGGCCGAGGCGGCGACCCTGCGGGCCGAGCAGACCGCGCTGCTGGCCGAGCTGGACCGCACCCAGGCGGTGGTGGCCGAGCGCGCCCGGATGGCCCGTGAGCTGCACGACCTGGTCGCGGGCCATCTCTCGGCGATCGCCATCCACGCCACGGCCGCGCTCAGTCTGGACGACCCGGCGACCACCCGCACCGCGCTCGGCGTGATCCGCACGAACAGCGTGGACGGGCTCGCCGAGATGCGCCGTCTCATCGGGCTGCTGCGGGACAGCGGCGCCACCGCCGAACCGGCCGCCGCGCCCACCCTGGCCGCGCTGGACGCGCTGATCGCCCAGGCCCGTACCAACGGCGCCGCCGGCGGGCTCGACTTCGCGCTCCACGACCGGCGGCCGGAGGGGGCCGCGCTGCCCGCCCCGATCGAGCTGGCCGCGTACCGGATCGTCCAGGAGTCGCTGACCAACGCCGTCAAACACGCCTCCCCCGGTACGGTCACCGCCTCGCTGGCGCACACCGGGCGGGCGCTGCTGGTCGAGGTGTCCAGCCCGTACGGGAACGGCGGCGCCCGGCCGGAGCCGCGCGCGCCGGGCTCGGGGGCCGGTCTGGTGGGGATGCGGGAGCGGGCCGTCCTGCTCGGCGGGAGCTTCAGCTCGGGGCCCGAACCGGCGCGGGACGGGACGAAGATCTGGCGGGTACGGGCCGAACTGCCCCTTCAGGAAAGCGAGTCGCAGGCATGACGATCCGGGTACTGGTCGCGGAGGACCAGTCGTCGGTACGGGCGGGACTGGTCCTGATCCTGGGCAGCGCCCCGGACATCGAGGTCGCCGGGGAGGCGGTGGACGGCGAGGAGGCGGTGCGCCTGGCCCGTGAACTGCGGCCGGATCTGGTGCTGATGGATGTGCAGATGCCCCGCCTCGACGGGGTCGCGGCGACCCGCCAGGTGGTCGCGGAGGGGCTCGCCGACGTATTGGTGCTGACCACGTTCGACCTGGACGAGTACGTCTTCGGGGCGCTGCGGGCGGGGGCCGCCGGTTTCCTGCTGAAGAACACCGACGCCCGGGCGCTGATCGAGGCGGTGCGGACGGTGGCGGCGGGCGAGGGCCTGATCGCCCCGGCGGTGACCCGGCGGCTGATCGCCGAGTTCGCGGCACCGGCGGCGCGGCGGCCGGTGGAGCGGCCGGCCGCGCTGGACGCGCTCACCCGGCGGGAGAGCGAGGTGCTGTCGTGTCTGGGCGAGGGGCTCTCCAACGCGGAGGTGGCGGTGCGGCTCTCGATGGCCGAGGCGACGGTGAAGACGCACGTCAGCCGGTTGCTCGGCAAGCTGGAGCTGCGCAGCCGGGTCCAAGCGGCCGTACTGGCGCAGGAGTTGGGGCTCTGAGCCACGGTTTCGGCCGCTGGTCTGGACCTCTTGACGATTGGTCCAGACCTTCCTACGCTCTCGGCACTGCTGTGTGAGCGTGCCACGACACCGTGTTGCTCCACGACACCGTGTGCTCACCGGGCGGAGCAGGGTCCCACCCCCACCCTTCGGACCTCACTCGGGAGCTTTCCTTGAGTCCTGCAACGCGCATCCGCACCCGCAACCGCTTCAGAACGAGAGCCGCCGCGGCGCTGACCGCGCTGGCCCTCCCGCTGGCCGCGCTGGTCGGCCTGGCCGCCGCCTCCCCCGCGTCGGCCGCGACTTCGGCCACCGCCACCTACGTCAAGACCCAGGACTGGGGCTCCGGCTTCGGCGCCCAGTGGACCGTCAAGAACACCGGCACCACCGCGCTCAGCTCCTGGACGGTGGAGTGGGACTACCCCTCGGGCACGTCCGTCACCTCGTTCTGGGACGCCGACGTCACCCATGACGTCAACCACTGGACCGCCAAGAACAAGGCGTGGAACGGCAGTCTCGCGCCCGGCGCCAGCGTCACCTTCGGCTTCAACGGCGCGGGCCCCGGCGCCCCCTCCGGCTGCAAGCTCAACGGCGGCTCCTGCGACGGGAGTACGACCCCGCCCGGCGACAGCCCGCCGTCCGCGCCCGGCACCCCGACCGCGGGCTCCGTCACCGACACCTCGGTCGGCCTGTCCTGGAGCGCCGCCACCGACGACAAGGGCATCAAGAACTACGACGTCTACCGGGGCTCCGCGAAGATCGCCACGGTGACCGGCACCTCGTACACCGACTCGGGCCTGACCGCCGGGACGACGTACACCTACAGCGTGACCGCGCGCGACACCGCCGACCAGACCGGGCCCTCCTCCGGCTCGGCCACCGTCACCACCACGGGCGGCGGCGGCAACCCCGGCCCGGGCTCCGCGGTCAAGCTCGGCTACTTCACCGACTGGGGCATCTACCAGCGCAACTACCAGGTGAAGAACATCGTCACCTCGGGCTCGGCGGCCAAGCTGACCCACATCAACTACGCCTTCGGCAACGTCACCAACGGCCAGTGCGCCATCGGTGACGCCTACGCCGACTACCAGAAGACCTACGACGCCTCCTCCAGCGTCGACGGCACGGCCGATACCTGGGACCAGCCGGTCGCGGGCAACATCAACCAGCTGCGCGAGCTGAAGAAGAAGTACCCGAACATCAAGGTGCTGTGGTCGTTCGGCGGCTGGACCTGGTCCGGCGGCTTCGGGGCGGCGGCGGCCAACCCGACGGCCTTCGCCAACTCCTGCTACTCGCTGGTCGAGGACCCGCGCTGGGCCGACGTCTTCGACGGCATCGACATCGACTGGGAGTACCCCAACGCCTGCGGCCTCTCCTGCGACACCAGCGGCCAGGCCGCGCTGAAGAACCTGCTGGCCGCGCTGCGCGCCAAGTTCGGCTCCTCGAACCTGGTGACGGCGGCCGTGACGGCCGACGGCTCCGACAACGGCAAGATGGACCAGGCCGACTACGCCGGAGCAGCGCAGTACGTCGACTGGTACAACGTGATGACGTACGACTTCTTCGGTGCCTGGGACGCGAAGGGGCCGACGGCGCCGCACTCCCCGCTCACCTCGTACAACGGCATCCCGATCGCGGGCTTCAACACGGACGCGGCGATCCAGAAGTACAAGGTCAAGGGGATCCCGGCGAGCAAGATCAACCTCGGGATCGGGTTCTACGGCCGCGGCTGGACCGGCGTCACGCAGGACGCGCCGGGCGGCACGGCGACGGGGCCGGCGCCGGGCACCTACGAGCAGGGCATCGAGGACTACAAGGTCCTCAAGAACTCCTGCCCGGTGACCGGCACGATCGCGGGCACGGCGTACGCGCACTGCGGGAGCAACTGGTGGAGCTACGACACGCCGTCCACGATCGCGGGCAAGATGGCGTACGTGAAGTCCCAGGGCCTCAAGGGGGCGTTCTTCTGGGAGTTCAGCGGTGACACGGCGAACGGCGAGCTGATCTCGGCGATCGACTCCGGGTTGCGGTAACCCCCGAATCCCCCCGGGCAGGCGGCCCGTCCCCGCTTGCCCGCCGGTGGGGGCCGTTCGCGCGGTTCCCCGCGCCCCCACGAGGCGCCCCGCAGGGGCGCATTCCAGGGGCGCGGGGAACCGCGCGAGGAGCGAGCACGGTCCGCAGCCGAACGACCCTCCGCCGGAGGCTTTCGGGAAGGGGCGGGGCGGGGCAGAGACCTACGCCACGTTCACCCGCTGGCCGGGCGGCGCCGCCTCCAGCCACGCCAGGAACCCGGTCAGCGCGTCCTCACTCATCGCCAGCTCCAACCGCACACCACGGTGCGTACAGCCGAGCACGATCGCGTCGGACAGCAGCGCCAGCTCCTCCTCGCCCGCCGGCTTGCGCCGCGCCACGACCTCGATCGCCGAGCGCTCCAGGAGCCGCCGCGGCCGGGGCGCGTAGGAGAAGACGCGGAACCACTCGATGCGGTCACCGCTGTACCGCGCGACTCCGTACACCCAGCCCTTGCCACTGGTGTCGTCGCCCTCGGGCACGTCCCAGCGGAGACTGCAGTCGAAGGTCCCGCCGGAACGCTGGATCAGGCGTCGGCGCAGACCGAAGACGAAGAGTCCCACCAGTACCAGCGCGACGACCAGGCCGCCCACAAGCAGAACGAGGGTCATCTACACCGACCTCCTCGCTCCATTCGGGGCCGGGGGATCGCCCCGGTCTCACTGTGCCTGCATCGCCTCAGCCGCGGCCGGGTCCGGAAAATTCCAGACCAGCGGCCGCGGCTGAGGGCACAACTGTTCGTCGGGGCGCTAGCGCACCGACACCGTACGCAGCCGGACCTCGGCGCGGCGCTCGGCGGCGCCGTCCTCGACCGACTTGGCGCTCTCCAGCGCACGCTCGGCACGCTGGACGTCGATCTCGTCCGCGAGCTCCGCGATCTCCGCCAGCAGCGAGAGCTTGTTGTCCGCGAACGAGATGAACCCGCCGTGCACAGCGGCGACGACGGTGGACCCCTCGCTCGTACGGATGGTCACCGGGCCCGACTCCAGCACTCCGAGGAGCGGCTGGTGACCGGGCATGACGCCGATGTCGCCGGACGTGGTGCGCGCGACGACCAGGGTGGCCTCGCCGGACCAGACACTGCGGTCCGCGGCGACGAGCTCGACGTGCAGCTCAGCAGCCAAGGTGGGCTCCTCGGGTCACCACCCGGCGGTTGCTGCCGGGTGTTGGGTCAAAGTCTAGTGGGCGTGAGAGAGGGGGCGGGACGCACCCGCCCCCTCGTCGTCACAGATCCGGGGCCGGCGTCAGGAGACGCCGAGCTCCTTCGCGTTGGCCTTCAGGTCCTCGATGCCACCGCACATGAAGAACGCCTGCTCGGGGAAGTGGTCGTACTCACCGTCGCAGATGGCGTTGAACGCGGTGATCGACTCGTCGAGCGGCACGTCCGAACCGTCCACGCCGGTGAACTGCTTGGCGACGTGGGTGTTCTGCGACAGGAAGCGCTCGACGCGACGGGCACGGTGGACAACGAGCTTGTCCTCCTCGCCCAGCTCGTCGATACCGAGGATCGCGATGATGTCCTGGAGGTCCTTGTACTTCTGCAGGATCCCCTTGACGCGCATCGCGGCCGCGTAGTGGTCCGCCGCGATGTAGCGGGGGTCCAGGATGCGGGACGTGGAGTCCAGCGGGTCCACGGCCGGGTAGATGCCCTTCTCGGAGATCGGACGGGAGAGAACCGTCGTCGCGTCGAGGTGGGCGAAGGTGGTGGCCGGGGCCGGGTCGGTCAGGTCGTCCGCGGGGACGTAGATCGCCTGCATCGAGGTGATCGAGTGACCACGGGTCGAGGTGATGCGCTCCTGGAGGAGACCCATCTCGTCGGCCAGGTTCGGCTGGTAGCCCACCGCGGAGGGCATGCGGCCGAGCAGGGTCGACACCTCGGAACCCGCCTGGGTGTACCGGAAGATGTTGTCGATGAAGAAGAGGACGTCCTGCTTCTGGACGTCACGGAAGTACTCCGCCATCGTCAGACCGGCCAGCGCGACGCGCAGACGCGTGCCCGGCGGCTCGTCCATCTGACCGAAGACCAGGGCGGTCTTGTCGATGACGCCCGAGTCGCCCATCTCCTCGATGAGGTCGTTGCCCTCACGGGTACGCTCACCGACGCCCGCGAACACCGACACA includes:
- a CDS encoding glycosyl hydrolase family 18 protein, whose amino-acid sequence is MSPATRIRTRNRFRTRAAAALTALALPLAALVGLAAASPASAATSATATYVKTQDWGSGFGAQWTVKNTGTTALSSWTVEWDYPSGTSVTSFWDADVTHDVNHWTAKNKAWNGSLAPGASVTFGFNGAGPGAPSGCKLNGGSCDGSTTPPGDSPPSAPGTPTAGSVTDTSVGLSWSAATDDKGIKNYDVYRGSAKIATVTGTSYTDSGLTAGTTYTYSVTARDTADQTGPSSGSATVTTTGGGGNPGPGSAVKLGYFTDWGIYQRNYQVKNIVTSGSAAKLTHINYAFGNVTNGQCAIGDAYADYQKTYDASSSVDGTADTWDQPVAGNINQLRELKKKYPNIKVLWSFGGWTWSGGFGAAAANPTAFANSCYSLVEDPRWADVFDGIDIDWEYPNACGLSCDTSGQAALKNLLAALRAKFGSSNLVTAAVTADGSDNGKMDQADYAGAAQYVDWYNVMTYDFFGAWDAKGPTAPHSPLTSYNGIPIAGFNTDAAIQKYKVKGIPASKINLGIGFYGRGWTGVTQDAPGGTATGPAPGTYEQGIEDYKVLKNSCPVTGTIAGTAYAHCGSNWWSYDTPSTIAGKMAYVKSQGLKGAFFWEFSGDTANGELISAIDSGLR
- a CDS encoding DUF2550 domain-containing protein; translation: MTLVLLVGGLVVALVLVGLFVFGLRRRLIQRSGGTFDCSLRWDVPEGDDTSGKGWVYGVARYSGDRIEWFRVFSYAPRPRRLLERSAIEVVARRKPAGEEELALLSDAIVLGCTHRGVRLELAMSEDALTGFLAWLEAAPPGQRVNVA
- a CDS encoding F0F1 ATP synthase subunit epsilon, which gives rise to MAAELHVELVAADRSVWSGEATLVVARTTSGDIGVMPGHQPLLGVLESGPVTIRTSEGSTVVAAVHGGFISFADNKLSLLAEIAELADEIDVQRAERALESAKSVEDGAAERRAEVRLRTVSVR
- the atpD gene encoding F0F1 ATP synthase subunit beta — translated: MTTSVETAAATGRVARVIGPVVDVEFPVDAMPDIYNALTVQVADPAEDGALKTLTLEVAQHLGDGLVRTISMQPTDGLVRQAPVTDTGTGITVPVGDFTKGKVFNTLGEVLNYPEANAEVTERWPIHRKAPNFDELESKTEMFETGVKVIDLLTPYVKGGKIGLFGGAGVGKTVLIQEMIYRVANNHDGVSVFAGVGERTREGNDLIEEMGDSGVIDKTALVFGQMDEPPGTRLRVALAGLTMAEYFRDVQKQDVLFFIDNIFRYTQAGSEVSTLLGRMPSAVGYQPNLADEMGLLQERITSTRGHSITSMQAIYVPADDLTDPAPATTFAHLDATTVLSRPISEKGIYPAVDPLDSTSRILDPRYIAADHYAAAMRVKGILQKYKDLQDIIAILGIDELGEEDKLVVHRARRVERFLSQNTHVAKQFTGVDGSDVPLDESITAFNAICDGEYDHFPEQAFFMCGGIEDLKANAKELGVS